The genomic segment aaaatattggttGTAATCTTTCAAGTTCTTGTACCAGTGAACGTGTCTTGCTTGGATGTCAGATTTGTAAAATTTCACTATTGCTATCCCGCTGTGTGTAGTCGTGATATTTTTGCTGTCGAATCCATTTGCACCCTAATGTCTTGCTTGGTTGGCAAACTTTTAAGGCTTTAGCGTGCAATGTCAAGCTACGTTATCTTGTCTTATTAATGTAATCCTTGTGGTTTAGTGTGCAATGTCAAGCAATGTCAAACTTTTGTAAGTTGAATAAAAAGGTTTAGCTCATGCAAATCAATATGTGAGCTTTGTTCCTTTAACTTTGCCTTCTCCATGAATCGTATCTGGTTTTCTACAATCCCCTCGTGTCTCATTGCCTTAAAGTTTTTGGAAAAGCTGGTAATTACTGGTTACATGCATATTATATCCTATGAAGCCCTCAATCTTTTGCTGTACCTTCAGGCTTGAACCagaatttgtgtttttttttctagaCCTGAGCCAACTTGAACTCCAAGGAAGAACAACCACAAGTGTTTAAATCAGAGCTTAATCCTATTCGACTGTTTTAACAGTTGGGATGCCATGGATGATGCAAAACCAACAGGATTATCACTTATGTGAGAAACTCCACCTCACAACACCTGAAACCTCAACTACTTTAACACTACAAGAAATAAACTTAAGCAGATACTGAAAGTCGTTGTTGTCTGAAATTTTAAGGAAACACGTCATTAGATTGCCTCCAGAATAGTTTGGAAAATCATTTGGAATGTTCGCAAACTGCAGTGTTATACCAGAAAGACCAAAACTGTCTAGGTATGTTTGCAAAAACTATGGAATATATCATGTATGAAAAGACCATAGATACAAAGCTCTAGTCATTTCAAACCTACAAACCAGACGCtacttttctctctattttggaTGGTTCAGATGCTACTGTTTTATGGTCCCATGTCCTAACAAAATTCATTTATTTGTGTCCTAACCAGCAGACAACCGTAGCAAATTGTATAAAGTATACAACACGGTGAAAATTTccacttttatatattattttttgtgtaaGGCAATTATTGGATTCTCTGACTTCTCTCAAATCTTGACCAGCGTTGGGAAAAAAATCTAAAGGGTTTGCAAAAGCTGCAAAAACCACTCTGTTCCAACAAATTATTGATCTCATTTACTTGAAAATTGCAAATAACAAGGAACGTCTATTGCTTCCTGCATTACTTCGTTTATGCATGTGAATAACTTTGTCTTCCAGCCTCAGAAATTATTGGACTGATCTGTATCAAGTGGGGCAGTTGAAAAGAGATAACTTAATCTAAACTAGGTGGCCATTCTGGGTTTTCTTTCTCTTCGACTTATTTACATCATAAAAGAAAAAGTAGAGTGGCAAAAACTCATAGGTAACTACTACttcaattcatattctagaaTCTACAAGACCAAGTTTTGGTATAATAAACACTACAGATCATCAGTTAGCTTCTATAAAGTACTCACGTGGCTGCATTCTTGCTATTCTTGGCTTcatcaagaaaagaaaatgtgtaaatatgtgtCATCCTGTGAAAAGATGAGATCTGGATTCCTTCATATTAATCTGTATGTTTTCAATGGTTATCACATCTCATTACACGCTTGGCTGGAAAAACTGTCTGAAATTAGTCAAACATTAATACCAGCTAAGAAATCATGTACCTCCATTAATTTCCGTGTCTAGAAGGACTTTCAATGATTTCATTAAATGATGCTTGGTAGAAAGTTGCAAACCATACGAAATCCCCCCCCCCCCAGCTTACTCCCCCAGCTTACTCTCCCTTGGAAAGTTCATCTATAGGAAGGGCATTTTGCAGTAATTACAGCCAAACGTGGAGAAATGAAGAGGCTTATCTtagaatattttcaaaatatatatagtgtTTCAATAGTTACAAATGAAAAGTTATAACTAACCAAAAGTTATGTTAATTTAGTATTATGATAAAGTGTGATAATCAGTTTGTTGTCGCAATTGCAAAAAATCCAATGTTTCATGAAAgaacaaaacatttcaaaatcaagTATCATTTTGTGAGAGAAGTGGAACAAGCTAAGGAAGTAACTCTAGTTCACTGCAGTTCGCAAGATCAATTAAAGGGCATTTTAACAAAACTTCTTAGGAAGATGAAGTTTGAGAAGTTGCATTATGATATTGGAGTTCACTGCATGGAGGCCAAGGAAGAGTGTTGCTAAGTGACCATCCATGCACTGGCGAACACAGATCGCACATTTGTGAGTTCACCCAAAGATGCAAGCTCATCAAATGTACGAGTTTACCTAAGTTGCAAAGTCACTAAAGGTGCGAGCTTTGTTAGGCGAACCCTTACTCTATAAGTTGTCAACTTCTTGTGGAAcaataaaattttgacaaaatgttTTACCGTATAAGTTGTAAGACTTtccaaattataattatttaatatttcagcTTATTTAAGCATTGTTGTACGTGTAAACTTGTTTTTTGCTTTCTATCTCAATCCATTCTTCATAAAATAACCAACATGATGCCGTGTCTATTGATGCATTAAGGCTGTAACAGATGGCTCCACAGCATTACTTTATTTCAATCATCTATtggcaaaaaaaatataaataccctCCAAGTCTGGCATTAAGGAGCATAGATTTCAAAGAAACTCATGTTCAAAGGTGGCAACTACAGCAGCAACATGCAAGAAACCATGCAAAACTTCCGTTGCATGCATGGAACCAGGAACTCAGCAGAAGCATGCTAAAGTCCATGGTGTAATTCGACAGTAGCTTTGTTTATCCAGTTGACTTTTGTTAGCCTATGGTGtaatcattatttgctttgatCAGCTAAGGTTAAATGTGTGCTTAGTTGATTTAGTAGTCAATTTAGGTTGTCTTTTGTTGATGAAAACCTTTAGTTACTTGCACAAGcaagctttgttttctttctatgtattttgatcaatttatgtAAGCAACTATGTTCTTATTCGGGTAATGAAGAAAACACTTTGTTCATTCATTTTTCAGCTTGTTTTGCTTctgtttttaagctttcaaacacTTAAACAATTGTTTTGATTGTTTTTGAACCTTGTTGCTAAGTTAAAAACCAACAAATGGTATCGAGAGCCTACTGTCTTTGAGGGCCTCTTGTTGTGACTGAGGTTGTTGAAGTCAACTgcttgaaagaaaagaaacatgAGCTACCTTTGCTACTTAGTCTTTAGAAGCTGCATAAAGATGAGCTTTTCACCACCACCTCCACCTGTGTTTGCTGGTGAAAACTACAACATATGGGCtgtaaaaatgaaaacatatctACAGGCACATGACCTGTGGAATGTTCTTCAAAATGATGCAGAACTACCACCTTTGAGAGCTAATCCAACGATAGCTCAAATAAGGCAGCACAATGAAGACTGTGCAAAGAAGTATAAGGCTATGTCATGCCTTCAAAGTGGAGTTTCAGATGTCATCTTCACAAGGATAATGGCTTGTGACACACCAAAGGAGGCCTGGGATAAACTCAAGGTGGAGTTTCAAGGTTCAGACAAGACCAGACAGATCAACTTGAGAAGGGATTTTGAGAATCTGAGAAGGAAAGACTCAGAAACCATCAAGCAGTATGCTGACAAAATTATGGCTACTGTCAATAACATAAGACTGCTTGGGGATGATTTTAGTGATCAGAGGGTAGTTGAGAAAGTCATAACAACCCTGCCAGAGAAGTATGAATAAAAAATATCTTCCCTGGAGGATTCGAGGGACTTATCAACCATTCCTTTGACAGAGATGATAAATGCTCtctatgcacaagagcaaagaagagcaaacAGAATGGAGGAGTATTCTGAGGGTGCCTTTCAAGCCAAGAGCAGAGAGAGCTTAAGCTCGAGCTCAAATTACAAAGGAAGCCTTggtcagaaaagaaagaaagagggaaGAAGGAAGCTGCCAAGAAGAAATTTCCACCCTGTGCTCATTGCAAAAAAATAACTCACCTTGAAAAATATTGCTGGTACAGGCCTGACATTCAATGTAGAGGCTGTAAACAGCTTGGACACATTGAAAAAAGTGTGCAAAAACAAGCCAAAAGCTCAGTTACAGCATCAAAATCAAGCTCAAGCTGCTGAGGACACTGAGGCATAGGAAGAAAATGTCTTCACAGCCTCCTGCTTTGCTAGCTCTAGCAAAGTCAGCAAGATTTGGCTGATTGATAGTGGATGCACTCATCATATGGCCTCAGATGAAAGCATTTTCAAGGAGCTCGACACCTCCTTTGAGTCCCAAGTCAGAATTGGAAATTGTGAGCTTCTCAAAGCCAAAGGCAAAGGCAAGGCTGTAATCTGCACCAAGTCAGGTATTAAAACTATCCCTGAAGTTCTTTATGTGCATGACATTGATCAAAACTTGTTGAGTGTTGGTCAGCTGCTGGAAAGGGGTTACTCCCTCTTGTTTGAAGGCAAAACCTGTGTGATCAAGGATGCTGCTAATCAAGTGTTGATAGCAGTAGCCATGCAAGATAGAACATTTAATGATGATGTAAATCAGTTGCAAGCCAAAGCATATGCAACTCAGGCTGATGAAGCAAGTCTGTGGCATAGAAGAATGGGGCatgtgaactacaattcactCGAGCAGTTGCAAAAACTAAATTTGGTGGAAGAATTGTCCAAGTTTGAGCCAAAGAAAGAAGTATGTGAAGTTTGTCAACTTGTCAAGTAGACCAGACTGCCTTTTCCAGTCAACAAAGCATGGAAAGCCCAAGAGAAACTTCAGCTGGTTCACACAGACatctgtggaccaatgaagaccaGCTCACTGAATGGTTGTAAGTATTTTGCCCTGTTCATTGATGACTGCACCAGGTTTTGCTGGGTAAACTTCCTGAAACAAAAGTCAAATGTTACTGATTTTTTTTTGCAAGTTCAAAGCTTTGGCAGAAAACCAAGCCAACTGCAAGCTTAAAAGCCTAAGGTCAGATAATGGAGTTGAGTATGTGTCCCAGAAGTTCCAGAAAATCTGTGATGATGCTGGCATCCTACACCAACTGACTACTGTCTacacaccacagcagaatggtgTTTGTGATAGGAGAAACAGGACTGTCCTCGATATGGCCAGATGCCTTCTGTTTGAGGCTAAAATGCCAAACAATTTCTGGCAGAAGCACATCTGTTTACTTGCTAAATAGATTGCCAACTAAAGCAGTTAAGGGTAAAACACCCTTTGAAGCTTGGTTTGGGTAGAAACCAGTTGTGTCACACTTGAAGGTGTTTGGGTGCTTGTGCTATGCATTAGTGCCAGCAGAGAAAAGAACTAAGCTGGAGAAAAAGTCCATGCCAGGAGTGTTTGTTGGCTACAGTAGTGTGAAGAAGGGTTATAGGATCTATGATCCATCTACCAAGAAGGTGATTGTGAGTAGAGATGTCAAATTCAATGAAGGAAGCTGTTGGAAGTGGAATAGGACAGATGCAAGCTTAGTTGAAGAAGACTTGCAGGACCTTAATCTACTGCATGCTGAATCTGAAGGTGAAGCTATGGATGATTATGATGATATGCCTGTCAGAGGCACCAGGACATTGGCAGACATCTATGAGAGATGTGCTGTAACCATGGTTGAGCCATCCTGCTACAATGAGGCTGCAAAAGAAAGATGCTGGCAAGAAGCTATGGAAGCAGAACTAAAGATGATTCAAAAGAATGACACCTGGGAGCTGGTTGATAGGCCAGAAAATAGAAAGATCATTGGAGTCAAGTGGGTGTTCAGAATTAAAAACAATGCAGATGGGTCACTAAACAAACACAAAGCCAGATTAATTGTGAAAGGGTACAGTCAACAGCAATGAGTcgatttctttgaaacctttgctCCTGTTGCAAGGTTGGATACCATAAGGCTGTTATTTGCCTTAGCAGCTCAAAAACAATGGCAGGTATCAATTGGATGTTAAATCAGCTTTTTTGAATGGATTCCTCATGGAGGAAATCTTTGTAGAGCAACCTGAAGGCTTCGAGGTTCATGGAGAGGAACAAAAGGTCTACAAGCTCGAGAAGGCCTTGTATGGTTTGAAACAGGCTCTAAGAGCTTGGTATGATCGAATAGATGCCTACTTGACAAAGCTTGGGTTCACCAAGAGCACTAGTGAACCTACTCTCTATGTCAAAAAGAATGAAGAAGAGACCATGCTGATCGTGTCTCTGTATGTGGATGATTTGTTAGTCACTGGTTGCAAAAGTGAACTAATTGAAACCTTCAAGAAGCAAATGCAAAGTGTGTTCGAGATGACTGATCTTGGTTTGATGACTTACTTCCTAGGCATAGAGGTGAACCAGAATGAGCAAGGTTTTTTCATAAGTCAGAAAGCATTCGCATCAAAGGTTTTGAGCaagttttgcatgtcaaattgcaaACCTGCTAGCACTCCTGTGGCACTAGGAGAAAAACTCTCAAGCCATGGTGATGAAGATCGAGTGGGTGAAAGGAATTATAGAAGTCTAGTTGGTTGCCTACTCTACCTAACTGCAACTAGGCCAGACATCATGTATGTTGTTGGTCTTCTGTCGAGATTCATGCACTGCTGCACTATTGCTCACTTTAAAGCAGCAAAAAGAGTCCTAAGGTATGTCAAAGGGACTTTGAATTATGGAGTGAAGTTTGAAAGAACTAAAGAATTGAAGCTGGTGGGATATTCAGACAGTGACTGGGCTGGTTCTGATGACATGAAGAGTACATCAGGTTATTTCTTCACTCTTGGTTCAGGTGTTTTTTGCTAGAGCTCGAAGAAGCAACAGACAGTGGCTCAATCCACTGCTGAGGCTGAATATATTCCTGCTGCCTCTGCAGTAAATCGAGTCATTTGGCTTAGAAAAATGTTGTGCGACTTGAATGCTGATCAAAAGAAGGCCACAGTGATTAAGGTTGACAATCAATCTGCTGTTGCCATTGCTAAAAATCCGGTTTTTCATGGAAAGACCaagcattttaaaatcaaatatcaCTTTGTGAGGGAGGCTGAAATGTCAAAAGAAGTTAGCTTGGTTCACTGCTGCTCAAAAGATCAGCTTGCTGATTTATTGACCAAACCACTGGCTGCTCAAAGACTTGAGCATTTGAAGAATGAAATAGGAGTTTGCTGCTTTgtagccaaggaggagtgttcaAAGGTGGCAACTACAGCAGCAACATGCAAGAAACCATGCAAAACTCACGTTGCATGCATGGAACCAGGAACTCAGCAGAAGCATGCTAAAGTCCATGGTGTAATTCGACAGTAGCTTTGTTTATCCAGTTGACTTTTGTTAGCCTATGGTGtaatcattatttgctttgatCAGCTAAGGTTAAATGTGTGCTTAGTTGATTTAATAGTCAATTTAGGTTGTCTTTTGTTGATGTAAACCTTTAGTTACTTGCACAAGcaagctttgttttctttctatgtGTTTTGATCTATTTATGTAAGCAACTATGTTCTTATTCGGGTAATGAAGAAAACACTTTGTTCATTCATTTTTCAGCTTGTTTTGCTTctatttttaagctttcaaacacTTAAACAATTGTTTTGATTGTTTTTGAACCTTGTTGCTAAGTTAAAAACCAACAACTCATAAGTTCAGTGAGAAGTTGTTAATCAAGAACATGGCAAAAAACAGAAGAGGGTTAATGATGTtcaggcctttctttcaaaaacTACGAAAGGGATTCTCGAGTTCAGCATACAGCGCATCTCCGGCGCTCAACCATTCCAAATTCGATGAAGACATGAGTGTTGGTAAAGCCGTGCCAGCTGATGTTAAGGAAGGATTTTTTAACTGTCTTTGCAGTGAAGGGAGAAGAAACACAGAGGTTTCTTATTGAATTAGACCACCTAACAAACCCTGAATTTCTAAGTCTACTGGATCAAGCTCGGGAAGAATATGGATTCCATCAGAAAGGGGTTCTTACTCTCCCTTGTCGACCTCAAGAATTGCAAGAGATTCTACGACACAGCAAAGGAAGCAATGCTTGCACTGAAAGTTGGGGATATATGTAAAGCTAACATACTAGAAAGCAActaggaaaacaaataaaaagatttCTGGTAATTCTTTGGAGTTCTTGTATGAATCAGCATATCTTGCTTAGATATCAGATCTGTAATTTTTCACTAATGCTATCCCTTTGCGAAGCTGGTAATTACTGTCTATATGCAATATTTGTAATCTTTGTAAATCTTCCTGTCAAAACCTGCAGTTTTCATTGTTAAGTTAGCATGTAACTTGCCGCCATTTTCTAACTGAAACCTTACAACTGCAGTGCTAAAAGCTGAATGGGGATGTTTGCAAAATCCTTGGCATATAGTGTAAGAAAAGACCATAGATACTCAGCTCTAGTCATTTCAAACCTACAAACCAGACGCTACCGTTTTATAGTCCCatgtatcaacaaaattcattTATTTGTGTCCCAATCAGCAGACAAGcgtaaaaaattgtaaataaaaattaagggttttaTTGATTCCTTCATTTATAAAGGACATTTTGTCTTCTAGCCTTAGGAATCATTGGACTGATCTGCATTAAGCAAGGCAGTTGAGAAGGGAAGCGGCCTTTCTGGGCTTTCTTTCTCTTCGATTTATTTACATCACATAAGAAAAAGTAGTTCGAGTTCTTGATTTATGTATGAGgaaatcagaaaataaaaagaaaaataaataaacaacacCAAACTGGATTGCTATGAATGTCTATCTGCTTTGACTTTATACTTGAAGGAGTTCGAGGTTCCATACTGTTATAACTTTTGCAGAAACATAAGCCATTAGAAAAAGGCTTTCATGTATTTGATcattaaatttgggttttaattcatGGTTGAGTTGAGTAACTTTATCAGCAAGTCCTTCCttaataggctagaagaaaaaaaataagaaaactgCTAAGGCTTGAAAGAGCTGACCTCCTTCTGCTAATGTGGGAAGCCATTATTGGCATGTgcaatttctaattaatgattTGTGTCATTAACTGCATGTCAAAATTCAAATAGCTAATGATACATGTAAAAGATTTTGTGCCAGTATCCAGATATGGAGTAAGCCATTTTTTAGTTTATGAGTTAAGAAAATGCATGGAAACGGTGCCTTAACCAGTTGTTGGACACCATGGAGTcactaaactaaaaataaaatttgtcaaaATCTATTCTTCTGCAAAGACCCACGAAAATGGAAACTGGATTAGGAAAAGGGAATCGTCCTTGTGAGAAACAGTTCAACCATGCATCTGGTGTTGTGAGATGAAAGGGCAAAAAAGTGGTAGCAATCTTATCCACTTAGCCTCTCATCCACAGCATAAATGTTaagtttagttcccatgcaaaggtggccatgcacgacATACAAAGGTGGTCATGCTCCTGGAATCGCTGCAAGCAGTGGTGCCATGGTGTGCAGCAACTGAAGTTTGAAGCTGccaatctatttgctgtttttagttccattttgatttttttgtaatctagttcatgttgaactaagtaggtaaatgttttgatattgattgactgaaaagtcagcaatgcaagttgtacaagctaatcttgtaagtttcaatgcaaattagtggagttaggtagttgattaggtgattacttgtttgttttacttgttgactgatatatgtaatggcttaatgccttgttgatgtgttaatgaaagatatcagctcatttttcattcaatcttcttctctcttttctgtttttcaCTTGCTAGTTTCATCTTTCTATTTTCTGCTTCCGAGCTTGCTTCTTCACCAAGGCTCGAGGCTTACTACTCAAGCAAGACTAGAAACAGcttgttgctgcctcttgcaccaacaattggtatcgagagctcttgtcttagtggacctgttgcttCAAAACAAGGAACTtgatggcttcttcaggattttcaccagcagccccaccagtcttcaatggagaaggctttcacatatggctggtcaagatgaagacttacctataggccttcgatctgtgggaagttgtcaacacagatactgagccagcaccactgagggctaatcccacagtagctcagattaggcaacatgctgatgagaggaccaaaaggcacaaagccatgtcctgcttccagaactgtgtgtcagatgtcatcttcaccagaatcatggcctgtgagactccaaaacaggcctgggataagcttaaggaggagtttcaaggcactgagagaacaaggcaacagcagctgttaaacttgagaagggatttcgagaatttgaagatgaaggaagaagaaacagtgaagcagtactcagatagaattatggcagtggttaacagcataaggctcctaggtgagcactttgatgaggcaagaattgtggagaaagtcctctccactttgcctgagagatatgaggccaagatatcctccctagaggac from the Gossypium hirsutum isolate 1008001.06 chromosome D09, Gossypium_hirsutum_v2.1, whole genome shotgun sequence genome contains:
- the LOC107892513 gene encoding uncharacterized protein gives rise to the protein MSFSPPPPPVFAGENYNIWAVKMKTYLQAHDLWNVLQNDAELPPLRANPTIAQIRQHNEDCAKKYKAMSCLQSGVSDVIFTRIMACDTPKEAWDKLKVEFQGSDKTRQINLRRDFENLRRKDSETIKQYADKIMATVNNIRLLGDDFSDQRVVEKVITTLPEKYE
- the LOC107892512 gene encoding auxin-responsive protein SAUR36; this translates as MAKNRRGLMMFRPFFQKLRKGFSSSAYSASPALNHSKFDEDMSVVKGEETQRFLIELDHLTNPEFLSLLDQAREEYGFHQKGVLTLPCRPQELQEILRHSKGSNACTESWGYM